DNA from Magnolia sinica isolate HGM2019 chromosome 19, MsV1, whole genome shotgun sequence:
taccgtccaggcgggggtaggacgcaatccgcgtcccttcacGGACACCCGAACTTCATCAACCCAGAACTCACAATCACAGCTAACCTTCGCCCCCACCCCTTCAAATACCATCGAcgccaaactctctctctctctctctctccctctcttcctgCCTATTTCCATCTCACAGGGAGAGATTCGCCTATTTCCATCTCACAGAGAGAGATTCCAAGGAAGGAAAGATGGCTCGGAACGAGGAGAAAGCTCAATCGATGCTGAACAGATTCATAACGTTGAAGAACGAGGAGAAGAAGAAGCCAAAGGAGCGCCGCCCGTTCCTAGCCTCTGAATGCCGTGATCTCGCCGAGGCTGACAAGTGGCGTCAGCAGATCATGCGCGAGATCGGGCGCAAGGTCGCCGACATCCAGAACGAAGGTCTCGGCGAGCACCGTCTCCGCGACCTCAACGATGAGATCAATAAGCTAATTCGCGAGAAGTCCCACTGGGAGCGCCGCATCATTGAGCTTGGTGGCCCCAATTACGCCAAGCACTCTGCCAAGATGACTGACCTAGAGGGCAACATCGTCGATGTCCCCAACCCCAGCGGTCGTGGCCCTGGTTACCGCTACTTTGGTGCTGCCAAGAAGCTGCCTGGCGTTCGTGAGCTTTTCGAGAAGCCCCCCGAACTCAAGAAACGCCGCTCCCGTTACGACATCTTTAAGCGGATTGACGCCAGCTACTATGGCTACAGGGATGACGAGGATGGGATTCTCGAGAAGCTGGAGGGTCCCTCGGAGTCTCAGATGCGGGCTCAGGCCTTGAAGGAGTGGCAGATGATGGAGGATATCAAGAAAGAGGCAAGGAGGTCGGTGAAGAGTGGGGATGTGGCAGGGGCCACGGAGGTGACTCCGACAACCATCTTGTTTGAAGGAGAGGAGGATGTGGTGGATGAGGAGAGGCGGGCAAAGGAGAAGGAAAGCAGGATGGAGGAAGAGGAGTTTGTTGTGCATGTGCCACTTCCGGACGAGAAGGAAATTGAGAGGATGGTtgtggagaagaagaagatggaactGTTGAGTAAGTACACAAGTGACAATCTTTTGGAAGAGCAGATCGAAGCCAAGGCCATGCTTAATGTTCAGCGGTAGTCGATTCTTCGTCTTGCTTGCTTGTgggtactcttttttttttttttgccccttTATGCTATTAAACTTGGATTTTGGTATTAGTTTCTATGGAATACAAGGATGAAAAAAAAgtgagaagttttttttttttttttttttgttcttttataTTGTTATTATAGTTTCTTTAATTTACATGTTCCTACCGGGGTCAAAGGTAAGTTGTTGCTGTGATATGCTATAAGATGTGCTATCTTGATTTTTGgcatgttttcctttttctttgtatAGGAAAGAGCACTTTTGCTCCTCTTGGTTGACATTTTAAGCGTGGCTACATCACCTGAAAGCTTTTGGTTCCCTGCCCAACTGATGACTCTCCCTCTAGCCTTTTGGAACATATCGATGGACGTTTCTGCTTAATTGCAGAACCTCCTAATCTTTTGTTCCTCGTTCCTTCCAAATCAACAAGAACCCTAACAGATTGGTGAGTTAccaaaggaatttttttttttggccccatCCACGTCCCTACCATACCATGACTGAATAAAAACATCTATTGACCCTAGCATCGCTTATGATACCCCAATGATTCGAAACTCCTTCCAAACATCCCCCGTGTTAGTGACAATGCACAAACCAATGCTCCACtgattccccattacacatttaTAGAGTAGAAGATGTTTGTGATGTTCATCTTCCTGCTCAGGTGATTAATAATGAGGACTTCATTCTTGCCAATTAGCCATACAAAAGTGATTGCCATTGATAGTCCCAAGCATGGATATGAATATCGGTagcgtatcggccgatacggccataTTGTATACATATCGGCATGAGATGATATGCGATACAGGGTCGTATTTGCCCAATATGAAAAAATTGACCTTTATCAGTCTATTTTGGCCCATATTGGCCGATACAAGGCCTATCGGCGCACTGATACGAGGCTAATACGGCTAATGCTTTCATAAAAGtccaattttgatttttgttttttttttttttcaaaatttcacttatGTCTcctctttgttatttatttatttgaaaatgtATTTAAACTatggaagaagcttaaaaacttattttaagctagatctagacctattttgggatcaaaataaatgatttgaatgggattcAACAAATGGAAGCAAAGTggaccattatggaaaaaatcgGAAAGAAGAgcaaaccttcactttcttttttatattttcatcatcTTTTTATTGTGTTTCAATGTAATTGGccctagttcaccaaatcatgcttgatttgtgttcaattagggcccatttagttgcccttcaacaactcaaatcaatagacaacattctcatcaaagaatgatccgatacaccattgaatatatatatatatatatatatatatattcttggatatttcattttttcccctatttttttacttaaaaaaattCTGACCGGTATGGACCAACACGACCCGGATACCGATACGCGACGCCATATTGTATCATTTTTCTGCTAGGCCAATACACCTACTGATACCATTATTCAAAACCACGGTCCCAAGTAGCTCCAAACATGGGCCATGAAAGCCCACTCCTCCCTACCAACCCCCACTAATAGTAATGTGGGTAGTGATTTTACAAAGAACTTCTCCATTCTTCAAACATCTGGGTGTACATTGGCTGTAGAAAATGAGTTCCAAATGCTTTTGAGTCATAAGAAGAACCTTTTGAGCACTCTTTTCTGCTTTCCTATTGAGTCCAAGAAGCTTGGTTAGGATTATGTGGTTATGCAGAAAGAATGAAGTACCTAGTTCTAGCCACTTGAGATATGCTATTTGTGATGTGAATCTATTTTT
Protein-coding regions in this window:
- the LOC131234747 gene encoding uncharacterized protein LOC131234747, which codes for MARNEEKAQSMLNRFITLKNEEKKKPKERRPFLASECRDLAEADKWRQQIMREIGRKVADIQNEGLGEHRLRDLNDEINKLIREKSHWERRIIELGGPNYAKHSAKMTDLEGNIVDVPNPSGRGPGYRYFGAAKKLPGVRELFEKPPELKKRRSRYDIFKRIDASYYGYRDDEDGILEKLEGPSESQMRAQALKEWQMMEDIKKEARRSVKSGDVAGATEVTPTTILFEGEEDVVDEERRAKEKESRMEEEEFVVHVPLPDEKEIERMVVEKKKMELLSKYTSDNLLEEQIEAKAMLNVQR